AAACCGAGTTAAACGCGGTTTTAAACTCGTAGCGGTATTGCCAATGACTCTCTTCCTTGTCCGGGATAAACAAAAAACCCTTATCCTTCCGTTCGGGAAGAAGGAATTCTTCAATCCGCGAATGAAGTGGAAGCGTTCGGCATAAAGTGTACCCCATTGTCAAGACAGAAAAACGGGAAAAAGTGGTGGAATTCCGCTTGCGCCTTCGTGAATGCCTGAAGTCCCGTTTGGCCTGAATTCGAGGGTGGGCAACGGAAGGAGGCCGTAG
The nucleotide sequence above comes from Candidatus Omnitrophota bacterium. Encoded proteins:
- a CDS encoding site-specific integrase, translating into LRPPSVAHPRIQAKRDFRHSRRRKRNSTTFSRFSVLTMGYTLCRTLPLHSRIEEFLLPERKDKGFLFIPDKEESHWQYRYEFKTAFNSVCRRAGLEWITPHVLRHTFASQLAIAGVSLYKISKWLGHSNFSTTQIYAHLQAGDEEIEKI